The following nucleotide sequence is from Trueperaceae bacterium.
GGTCGCTGGTTCGAGTCCAGCAGGGCCCACCACTGCTTGCTGACAGGTGAGCGTCGCTCCGACTACGCACCCGTCGACGCCATCCGCGTGTACGCGGGCGCAGCGGAGGGCGCGGAGAGCTGCAAGGCCGTGGGTCGCGCCGCCCGTGGCCGAGCCGACACGGCCCAGGAACGAAGCCCAGAGACCTCAGCCGCGCCCCCCACCCTCGAGGTGCCGCTTGAGCGTCTCCAGGTTGGCTGCCATGCCCCGCTTGAAGAACGGGCCTGCCAGCGGCGCCAGCAGGGCGGCCGGACCCGTCAGGCCCTCGCCGGTGATCTCTCCCTCGAGCGTCAAGCGCGTCCCGCCGCCGGCCGGCGCGAGCAGGTAGCGGTAGGTGAAGGGCGTCGGACCGCTGAGGCTGCGGAGCGTCACGCGCTCGTTCGTCTCGAGCTCGCTGACCTCCACCTCGTTCTCGACCCGGCCCTGCGGCAGGTGCCTGACCATCTCGTACCTGGTGCCTGCGCGCACGGGGCCGGGCGTGAGCTTGCGAACCGCCTGCACCGCCTCGTACCAGACCGGCGTGTTCTCGCTGTCGGCGAGGAAGGAGAAGACGTCCTGCACCCTCCTACCGATGTCGAGGCTCAGCACGAACGTGCCCATCCCCAAGCCTCCTTTCGAGGGGAACGTGTCCGTCCCCGGAGTCTAGACCCCGGGGACGGAAAGGCGTTCCAGGAGGCGATGGCGGGCGGTCGATGAGGACGTACAGCGCGATCGGCTCGCAGCGCCCGAACGGTCGCCGCCAAGCTCGACCCAAGGCTCGAGGCGCGTCGCTACAGCCTGGCGTCCGCACGGGCGGTCTCGCGCTCGCGCGCGTAGACGTCGCTCTCGTCGCGGATGAACGCGAGCAGGTCGGCGTTGACCCGGTCCTGGTGCGTGGTCGGGATCCCGTGCGGGGCGGCGGGGTAGTAGATCTCCCTCACGTCCGGAATGAGGCGCGCCGACTTCCTCGCCGTGATGTCGATGGGAACGACCTGGTCGTCCTCGCCGTGGATCAGCAGCGTCGGCACGTCGAACCTCCTCAGGTCCTCCGTGAAGTCGGTGGCGGACAGGGCGTCGATGCACTCGTACACGTTCTTGAGCCCGACCTGCATGCAGAGGCCCCAGAAGTGGTCGAGCGTGGCCTGCGAGACCCGCGACCCGTCCCGGTTCGTCCCGTAGAAGACGACCGCGAACTCACGGAAGAACTGGGCGCGGTCGTCGAAGAGGGACTTGCGGAAACCGTCCCACACCTCCGTCGGGATCCCCTGCGGGTTCGATTCGGTCTGGAGCAGCCGAGGCGGCACCGCGGAGATGAGGACGACCTTGCGGATCCGCCGGGTCCCGTGCCGCCCGACGTAGTGCGCCACCTCGCCCCCGCCCGTGGAGTGTCCGACCAGGACCACGTCGGTCAGGTCCAGCGCCTTCATCACCGCCTCGAGGTCGTCCGCGTAGGTGTCCATGTCGTTGCCGGACGAGGCCTGCGTGGAGCGTCCGTGTCCGCGCCTGTCGTGAGCGACGGCGCGGTAGCCGTTCTGCGCTAGGAACAGCATCTGCGGATCCCAGGCGTCAGCGTTCAGCGGCCAGCCGTGCGAGAGCATGACGGTTGGGCCCTGACCCCAGTCCTTGTAGAAGATCGCGGTGCCGTCGTTGGTGGTGACCCAGCTCATAGGCAGTCCCTTCCTGCTCGCTACAGGCTCGACGTGCGGGCCGGACCAGGTCGACGACCGCTGGCCCGGTCTCTCGTGGGCGTGCCCCCTTCCCGGCAGTTGGCGCTAGCGACCCCAGCGGAGGGCGGGCGCCGCCGCTGCGGTGAAGGTTAGGTCTGGGAGCGCCGCGTCGCGTCTGTGAGGCTCCCCGGTCGGGTCCCTAGTCGGCGGCGAGCATGCCCGGTCGAGCGCGTGGTCCATCGCCGTTCGCCGGTGGCCGGACGGGCCGGCGCTACCCGCGCGGACCCGGTCGCCGAGCCGCACGAGCCGGCTGCTCGACGCTCCCCAGCGCCGCCTCGAGCTCCTTGCGCGAGGAGATGCTCAGCTTGGCGAAGACCTTGTGCAGGTGGTACTCGACCGTTCGGGGGCTGATGTAGAGCTGGCTCCCGATCTCGGGGTTCGTGTGCCGCATGGCGGCGAGGCGAGCGATCTGCAGCTCTTGGGGGGTGAGCAGGTCACGGGAGTCGAGCGTGCGCCTGCGCACCGTCTCGCCCGTGGCCAGGAGCTCGCGGCGCGCCCTCTCCGCGAACGCCTCGGCGCCGAAGTCGCTCAGCATCTCGTGGGCGGTGCGCAGGTGGCCTCGCGCCTGCGCGCGTCGGTTCTCCCGGCGCAGCCACTCGCCGTAGACGAGGTGGGCGCGGGCGAGATGGACGACGACATGGCTCCTCTCGAGGTAGTCGATGGCCTCCTGGAAGAGCGCCTCGGCGGTACTGCCGGCGCTGAGCAGGGCCCTCGAGCGAGCGAGGACGCCGAGCGCCCAGTCGGACCCCGACGTCAGGGTCCGCTCCTCGAGCCGCTCCAGGGCGACGCTCGCGTCGTGGGCGTCGCTGTGGGCGCCGGCCTCGATCACCTCGAGGAGGGCGAAGCCGCTGAGCTCGAGGTCGTCGTGCTCGCAGGCCCTGCGCGCGGCGGCCAGGGCGGCGTCGTAGCGGCTCAGCCCGTTGTAGAGGACGCCCGACGCGTACTCCGCGAGCCCGACCACGCGACCCTCGCCACTGGCGACGGCGTCTCGCAGGCGGGCCTCGACGAGCCCTGCCGTCCGCGCCTCGTCGCCGCGCCAGGCCGCCAGCACCAGCGAGCTGTAGCGCAGCGGCGCGTTGCCGGTCGCCTCGCTGATCGAGTCGGACTCCTGGACGAGCGCCGCGGCCGCGGTGAACTCGCCGGCGTACACCCTGGCAGCGGCGGCGCTCTCGAGGCAGACGGGGAGGATGTTGAGCGCCCCGGCCTCGCGGGCCAGCGCGGTCGCGCGTTCCGCCAAGCCGTACCACCTGTCGCTGTCCCAGAGGTCACCGGCGACGAACCAGGCCAGCCACAGCCACGGGGTCGAGGCGTCGCCTTCTGGCGCCGCCGCCGCCTCGAACGCCGCCAGCGCCGCGCGCAGCAGCGGCACGCCGGCCGCGTGCCCGGCCGTGAAGCGCGTGGCGAGCCCGTCCAGCAGCAGGTCGATGGGGCGCGGCGGCCGCGGACCCGCCGGGGCGGCTCGCGCGGCCTCGGCTATGGCGACGAGGCTGCCAGAGGCGTCGAACCGGCCGGTGAACAGCGCGGCGGCGAACGCCTCCAGGAACGTCTCCCGAGCCAGCTCGGCGTTGAGCGGCTCGAGCCGCAGGGCGGCTTCTAGGAGCATCGGCGGGGCCTCGCTCCCCCGTCTCCTGGCGAACTCTATCTGGGCGTGGAGGCGCCCGAGCCGCGCCCGCTGGAGGTCGTCGAGCGGCCCGACCTCGGCGGCGATGAGGAGCTCATGGGCCGCCTCCGGAGCGCCGGCCTCGAACGTCGCCCGCGCCGCGGCGAGCGCCCGCGCGGCGCGCGGCCCCGGTTCGGGCGTGAGGTCGGCGGCGCGCTTGAGGAACGCCGCCTCGGCGGCGCTGCCACCGCGGCTCCTGGCGCGGTCCGCCGATCGCTCCAGCGAGGCCGCCACCGCCTCGTCTGGCGCCAGCGTCGCCCGGCCGAGGTGCCAAGCCCGACGGTCAGGATCGGCCTCCGGGTCGGTCGACTCCGCTAGGGCGCGGTGCACCTCGCTGCGCGCGCGGGCGGTCGCGGCGCGGTAGACGGCCGAGCGCGCCAGGGGGTGGCAGAAGCGCACGTTGAGGTCGACCTCGATGAGACCGGCGGACTCGGCGGGCGCCGCGGCGCCCGCGCCCATGCCGAGCCTCTCGGTGGCCCGCCGCAGGAGCTCGGCGTCACCCATGGGCTCGGCCGCCGCGACGAGCAAGAGGTCTTGCGTCGCGTCGGGCAGGCGCCGCACGCGTTGTAGGTAGCTCTGCTCGATGCGCCTCGCCAGCGGCCGCGCGTCGGGGAGAGCGAACCCGCCGGCGAGCTCGCCCACGCTCAGGCCGTGGGGCAGCTCCAGCAACGCCAGCGGGTTCCCCCGCGTCTCGGCGACGATGCGGTCCCTGATGCGGTCGTCCACGCGACCGATCATCACGGAGTCCAGCAAGGCCCGCGCGTCGGCGGCGGCCAGCCCGTCGAGGGTCAGCTCCGGCAGGCCCGCGAGCTCTCGGACCTCGCTGGGCTCGCGGACCGCGAAGACCATGGCGATCGGCTCCGCCAGCAGGCGGCGCGCGACGAAGGCGAGCAGTAGAGCCGAGGGCCGGTCCAGCCACTGGGCGTCGTCGAGGAGGCAGACGAGCGGCCGCTCTCCCGCCGCCTGGGCCATGAGGCTGAGGACGGCCAGTCCGACGAGGAAGGGGTTGGCCGCCGCGCCGGCGTTCAGGCCGAAGGCCGTGCCCAGCGCGACGCGCTGCGGTTGGGGCAGGGCATCGAGGTGAGGGAGTATGGGCGCGCAGAACTGGTGGAGCCCGGCGTAGGGGAGCTCCATCTCCGACTCGACGCCCGTCGCCCGCAGGAGCTGACACCCTGCGGCCCTCTCCGCCAGGTAGTCGAGCAGCGCCGACTTGCCCACCCCGGCCTCGCCGCGCACCACCAGCACGCGTCCCTCGTCGGCGCGCACGTCGGCGAGCAGCGCGTCGAGCGCCTGGCGCTCGCGCTGTCGGCCACGCAAGTCCGCGGTGTGCCTGACAAGCGACATGTCCGTACCCCAGGGCTGCGGCGCTGCGTCATGGAAGCGGATCGGGAGGGTCGTTCTCGGCCCCTACGGAAGGGCATTGTCTCACGGCCCTGTCGGCCGCTCTGTCGCGCCGCCTCGGCGCGCTCTGCGGTGAGACCCTCCTCGTGTGTCACCCCTCCAGCCTCGGATCGCTGGCCGCGTCGCGGTACAGGGGCGGGCAGCCCTCCTCGACGGCGTTCGTCCGCAGCTCGAAGTGCCACGGCTCGTTGCGGTACACGCGGCAGAGGCCGAAGCGAGCGCCGTGCACGGACAGCCAGGACGCGGCGGGCGCCGGACCGACGTCGACGGCGTCGCCGGTGACGTGGAGGGACGCGTCCGCGGGGGCGACCCAGCGCTCGGCCTCCGCCGCGGAGCCGTACCTCGCGACCGCCTCGCACAGCAGGCGGGCCTGCTGCTCGCGGGAGCGCCAGCCGCTGTTCACCTCGATGCGGACCCCGTCCCGGGCGGCGCGCCGCGAGGCCGCGCGCAGCGCCGACAGAAGCGCGGGGTCCAGGTTGGCGATGCCGGGCAGGTGGCCGTCGAGAGGCGTGGCGCCGGCGGGCAGGAGGCCGCCGGCGACCGTCGCCGCGTCCTCCGGCGCGCCGCCGCACACGGGCCGCGGCGCGGCCACATAGGCCTCGACCGGCGACGCCGTGGACGCGACGTAGAGCCAGGCGCCCGCGGCGAGAAGGAGCAGGAGGCCCAGGACGCGTCGCGCCGACCGGGTGCCTCTCGGGTTCACGCGCATGCCGCCCAGTCAAGGCCAGGCGACGTTGCCGCCCCGTCTGTGGTTCTCGATAGGGAAACGATAGGTCGCGCCGCCTAGCATTGGGAGCGTGCGCGTGCTGGTGGTCGAGGACGAGCCGCTCATGGCCGAGGCCATCCGCGACGGGCTGCGGCTGGAGGCCATCGCGGCCGACGTCGCCCTGGACGGCGACGCGGCGCTCGAGATGCTGAGCGTGAACGACTACGACGTCGCCGTCCTCGACCGCGACGTCCCCGGTCCGTCGGGGGACGAGGTGGCCGCGAGCATCGTCGCGTCGGGGAGCGGCCTGCCCATACTCATGCTCACCGCCGCGGACAGGCTGGTCGACAAGGTGTCGGGCTTCGAGATCGGCGCCGACGACTACCTGACGAAGCCGTTCGAGCTCAAGGAGCTCGTGATGCGCCTGCGCGCGCTGCACCGCAGGCGCGAGATCAAGCGGCCTCCGGTCCTCGAGCTGGCCGGGCTCCGGCTGGACCCGTTCAGGCGCGAGGTCTACCGCGACGGCCGGTACGTGGCGCTGACCCGCAAGCAGTTCGCCGTGCTCGAGGTGCTGGTGCAGGCAGGGGGCGGCGTGGTGAGCGCGGACGAGCTGCTCGAGCGCGCCTGGGACGAGAACGCCGACCCGTTCACGAACGCCGTGAGGATCACGATCTCGTCGCTGCGGAAGAGGCTCGGCGAGCCCTGGCTGATCGCCACGGTGCCGGGCGTGGGCTACAAGATCGCCGTGGACGGCGCGGGCGAGGGGGCGTGACCAGGCACCAGGGCGAGAGCGGGCCGGCGTGACTCGGCGCACGGACGAGAGCGGGCCGGCGTGACGGTGCGGTCCGGCGAGGGCGGCCCGGCGTGAGTCGGCGCCCGGGCGTGAGCGTGCGGCTGCGGCTCACCCTCAGCTACGCCGGGTTCCTGGTGGTGGCGGGCACGGTGTTGCTCGCGATCGTGTGGGTGTTCCTGCTGCGCTACGTCCCTCCCGGCGCGGTGCGGACGATCGGCGGGTTCGTGCCCGGCCGCGACGACCTGATCCGCGCCTTCGCGCCCAAGGCGGCCTGGGGGTTCGCGTTCCTGCTGGTGTTCGGCCTCGTCGGCGGCTGGGTCCTGGCCGGCCGGATGCTCGCGCCCCTCGAGCGCATCACCAGGGCGGCCCGCAAGGCGTCGCAAGGGTCGCTGTCGCACCGGATCGAGCTCGAGGGGCGCAAGGACGAGTTCCGGGAGCTCGCCGACGCCTTCGACAACATGCTGGCCAGGCTCGAGGCGCAGGTCGCGGAGCAGCAGCGCTTCGCGGCCAACGCCTCCCACGAGCTGCGCACGCCGCTGGCGATCACGCAGACGCTCCTCGAGGTGGCCCGCAACGACCCGGGGCACGACCGGGAGGAGCTCATCGAGCGCCTTCTGGCCGTGAACGCACGGTCCATCGAGCTGACCGAGGCGCTGCTCCTCCTCAGCCGCAGCGACCGCAGGGGGTTCGAGCGCGAGCCTGTCGACATGTCGCTGGTCGTCGAGGAGGCCGTGGAGACGCTGCTCCCGCTGGCGGAGAGGCGGGGCGTCGACGTCGACGTGGGAGGGGAGCCCGCGACCACCGTGGGCTCGCACGCCCTGCTCCTGCAGATGACGACGAACCTCGTGCACAACGCGATCGTCCACAACCTGGAGGAGGGCGGCGAGGTGAGGGTCAGGACTACCGCCGAGGCCGGGCGCGTCGTGCTCAGCGTGGAGAACACGGGCCCGGTCCTCTCGCCGCACGTCGTGTCGACGCTGACCGAGCCGTTCCAGCGCGGTCCCGGTCGCGTCCGCCGCGGCCACGCCGGCGTGGGCCTGGGGCTGGCGATCGTCGAGAGCGTCTGCCGGGCTCACGACGGCGACGTGAGGCTCGCCCCCCGCGACGGCGGCGGGCTGGTCGTGACGGCGCGCCTGCCGCTCGCCTCGGAGCCGGAGGCCAGGACCGCGCTCAGTGGGCCGGCGCCGCGCCCGGGGCTCGAGCCGCGGCCGCGCCCCCGCCAGCCCCTCGGCAGAGGTCGGTCCGCCTGAGCGTCATGGCGTTCACCGCGACGACGATCGTCGAGAGGCTCATGAACAGCGCGCCGACGGCGGGCGAGAGCAGCACGCCCGCCCAGGCGAGGACGCCGGCGGCGAGCGGGATCGCGACGGCGTTGTAGCCCGTCGCCCAGAAGAGGTTCTGGACCATCTTCCGGTAGGTCGCGTGCGAGAGCCTGAGGGCGGCGAGCACGTCGAGCGGGTCGTTCTCGACCAGGACGAGGTCGGCCGACTCGATCGCGACGTTCGTGCCGGCGCCGATAGCGATGCCGAGGTCTGCCTCCACCAGCGCCGGGGCGTCGTTGATGCCGTCGCCCACGTACGCCGTCGGCCCGCCCTGCTTGATCTCGCGCACCAGCCCGGCCTTCTCCTGGGGCAGCACGCGGGCGTAGTAGCGGTCGATGCCCAGCTCCTCGGCGACGGTCCTCGCGACCGCCTCGGAGTCGCCGGTGATCATCACCGCGCGCACGCCCATGCGGTGGAGCTCGCTTATCGCCGTCTTAGCGCCCTGCCTCACGCGGTCCGAGAGCGCGAAGAGGGCCAGCACGCGGTCCTCGTCCATGAGGGCGATCACGCTCTCGCCGCGTCCCTCGGCCTCCGCCAGTCCGCGCTCGAGCCCCGCAGGGAGGGCGAGGCCCTGCTCGGCCGACCACTCGGGCCGTCCCACGGCGTAGGCGCTTCCGTCCACGCGGCCCCTCACGCCCTTGCCGGCTACCACCTCGAAGGCGTCGACATCCGCGCGCGGCGCGCCGATGGCCTCGGCGTGCTCCACGACGGCCCGGCCGAGGGGGTGCTCGCTGCGCAGCTCCAGTGCCGCGGCGATCCTCACCGCCTCCTGCTCCGTGACGCCTTCGGCGTACACGCGCCGCACGCCGAAGGCGCCCTCTGTGAGGGTGCCGGTCTTGTCGAACGCCACCGTGCGGACGTCCCTGGCGCGCTCGAACGCCTCGCGACCGCGCACCAGGATCCCGTGCCTGGCGCTCATGGCGGTGGCGTTGACCGTGACGAGGGGGATCGCCAGGCCGAGCGCGTGCGGGCAGGCGATGACGAGGACCGTCACCGCGCGCGTGATCGCCTGCTGCAGGCCGGGCTCGGCCAGGGACCACGCCACGAACGTCACGGCTCCGGCCGCGATCGCGACGTAGAAGAGCCACCCTGCCGCGCGGTCGGCGAGCGCCTGGAAGCGGCTGCGCGAGGCCTGAGCCTCCCGAACCAGTCGCTGGACCTGCGAGAGGGTGGTGTCGTCGCCGGTGCGCGTCACCGCCACGGTGAGCGCGCCCTCGCCGTTGACGCTGGCGGCCACCACCTCCGTGCCCGGCTCCTTCGGGACGGGCCTGGACTCGCCGGTGAGGAACGCCTCGTTGACGCTGCTGGCGCCGTCGACGACCACGCCGTCGGCCGGCACCTGCTCGCCCGGCCGCACGAGGACCGTGTCGCCTGGCCTGAGGGCGCCCAAGGGCACGTCCTCGACCTGGCCGTCCGGCGTGAGGCGGTGGGCGAGCGTCGGCATCAGCTTCGTCAGCTCCTCGAGCGCGCGCGAGGCGCCCTTCACGCTCGCCATCTCGAGCCAGTGGCCCAGGAGCATCACGCTCAGCAGCGTCGCGAGCTCCCAGAAGAACGGCATGCCGGGCGCGCCCAGCGCCACGGCGACGCTGTAGACGTACGCGACGGTGATCGCGAGGCCGATCAGCGTCATCATCCCCGGCTGCCTCGCGGCGAGCTCGTGCCGGGCGCCCTGCAGGAAGACGAGCCCGCCGTAGAGGTAGAGCACCGTGGCGAGCGCGGGGTTCACCCACTCGCTGCCGGGGAAGCTGACGGCCTGGTACCCCAGCCACGCCTGGACCTGCTCGCTGAAGTAGAGGATCGGGACCGTCAGGACCAGGCTCAGCCAGAAGCGGTCGCGGAACATCTCGGGCGTGTGCCCGGCGTGCTTGTCGTGCGTGGCGGGGTCGTGGGCCGCAGGCCCATCCACCCCGTGCGCCGCGCGGTCCTCCGCCGCGCCGTGATGCGCAGCGTGCTCGTGCGCCTCGTGTTCGTGCACCCCGCGTCCTCTCGCGCTCAGGCCGCCGCGAGACGCGGCTCCGGCGGCGCGTCGGCGGCGGGGCGTGCGCTCATGGGCGGCTCGAAGCGCCGCAGCCTCAGGGCGTTGCTCAGCACGAACACGCTGGAGAGGCCCATGGCCGCGGCGGCGAGCACGGGCGAGAGCAGCAGCCCGAAGGCCGGGTAGAGCGCCCCGGCGGCCACCGGGATCAGGACGGTGTTGTAGGCGAACGCCCAGAAGAGGTTCTGCCTGATGTTGGCGAGCGTCGCCTTGGAGAGCGCCAGGGCGTTGGGGATGCCGCGCAGGTCGCCAGACATGAGCACGACGTCGGCGGACTCGATGGCGACGTCGGTGCCCGTGCCGATCGCCACGCCGACGTCGGCGGCGGCCAGGGCTGGCGCGTCGTTGATGCCGTCTCCGACGAACGCGACCCGGCGGCCCTCGGCCTGTAGCTGCCTGACGGCGTCGACCTTGCCTCCCGGCAGCACCTCGGCGAGGACCTCGTCGATGCCGAGCCGGCGCGCGATCGCCTGGGCGGTGCGCTCGTCGTCGCCGGTGACCATCGCCACGCGCAGCCCCAGCGCGTGGAGCGCCCCGATCGCCGCGGGCGTCGAGTCCTTGAGAGGGTCGGCGACCGCGATGACCGCCGCCAGCTCGCCGTCGACGGCGGCGTAGAGGGGGCTCTTGCCCTCGTCGGCGAGGCGCGCGGCCTCCGCGGCGAACGGCGAGACGTCGACGCCCAGGCGCCGCATGTAGCGGTCGGCGCCCACCTCGACCCGCCGGCCCTCGACGCTCGCGCGCACGCCGAGGCCGGGCACCGCCTCGAAGCCGTCGGCCGGCGCCGGCTCGAGACCCTCCGACCTGGCGGCCCGCACGACGGCGGCTGCGATGGGGTGCTCGCTGGTCGCCTCGACGCTGGCCACGAGGCGCAGTACCTCGGCGCGGTCGAAGCCGGGGCGGAGCGCGAGGTCGGTCAGCTCCGGCTCGCCCTTGGTGAGGGTGCCGGTCTTGTCGAGCGCGATCACGCGCGCCTCCTGCAGGCTCTGCAGCGCCTCGCCCTTGCGGAACAGCACGCCCATCTCGGCGGCCTTGCCGGTGCCGACCATGATGCTGGTGGGCGTGGCCAGGCCCATGGCGCAGGGGCAGGCGATGATCAGCACCGCCACCGTGTTCACGAGCGCGAACGTCAGCGCCGGCTCGGGCCCGAACGCCAGCCACGCGACGAAGGTGAGCGCCGCGATGGCCATGACGACGGGCACGAACACGCTCACGACCCGGTCGGCGAGCGCCTGGATACGCGGCTTGCCGCCCTGCGCCTCCTCGACCATGCGGACGATCTGCGCCAGCACGGTCGCCTCGCCCACGGCCGTCGCGCGGAAGCGGAACGCGCCGGTCTCGTTGATCGTGCCGCCCACGACCTTCTCGCCCGCGGTCTTCCGCACCGGCACGCTCTCGCCGGTGATCATCGACTCGTCGACGAACGACGAGCCCTCCACCACCACGCCGTCGACAGGGACCCTCTCGCCGGGGCGCACGACCACGGTGTCGCCCGGTACGACCTGCGCCACGGGCAGCTCGAGCTCCTCCCCGCCCCGTACCACGCGCGCTGTCTTCGGCTGCAGGCCCAAGAGCTTCCTTATCGCCTCGCTGGTGCGCCCCTTGGCGGCGGCCTCGAGGTACTTGCCGAGCAGGATCAGCGTGATGATGGCGGCCGAGGCCTCGTAGTAGACGTGGGCCGTGCCCGCGGGCAGCAGCCTCGGGAGGAACGTCGCCACGACCGAGTAGCCGAACGCCGCGCTGGTGCCGATCATCACCAGGCTGTTCATGTCGGGGCTGCCGCTGCGGAGGCCCTTCCAGCCGGGCCGGTAGAAGCGCCGGCCGGGCCCGAACTGCACGACGGCGGCGAGCGCGAACGCGACGTACCGGACGACCTGGTCGGGCACGAGGCTCGTCAGCGCGCGCTCGAGCGCCGGCACGAGCATCGGCACCATGAAGAGCAGCACGAGAGGAGCGGTGGCGACGGCGCTGAGCGTCAGGTCGCGACGCAATGCGGCGAGCTCGCGCTCCCGCGCGGCGCGCTCCACGTCCGAGCGCCGCTCGCCCGCCTCCACCTCGAGGACCTCGTAGCCGGTGTCGCGCACGACCTGGTGGAGCCTGGGGAGGTCGGTCACGCTCGGCAGGTAGCGCACGGTGGCGCGCTCGGTCGCGAGGTTCACGCTGGCGTCGACGACGCCGTCGGCCTGCCGCAGGGCGCGCTCGACCCGCGCGACGCAGTTCGCGCAGGTCATGCCCTGCACCCCCAGCTGGACGGTCCTCGTCGTGCCTTCGACCGCGGTCTCCACGGCGACAACTATAACCACCCCAGGGGGGGTGGGGTGACGCGGCAACGACCAAGCGTAGACGAGGCGGCCCGGTTGGACGACCCTCGCCGGGGGCGACCCGGGCCGCCGGTCGCGACGGCTTCGTCCGGACCCGGCGGTCGCCACCCTGTCGGGTAAGAGCCCGGTGACACCGCGGCTGCTACGTTGCTCGTGCGAACGAGGCCGTTCGCATCGCCACGAACGACAGGAGGGGGGCGGCGATGAGAAGCATCACCATCCGCAAGCCGATCGGACGGGTCTCGGCGGCGATCCTGCTAGCGACGCTGCTGGGCACTTCCTTCGCGGACACGAGCCTCCGGCTCGGCGCGACGTTCCCGGGCTGGGACAAGCTGAGCACCTACGGGGTCGAGGGCGAGTTAGCGGAGGCGGTCGCCGACCTGGCGAGCGACTACGCCCGCCAGCTCGGTCGCTTCTGCTCGCTGCCGGAGGTCTTCCTGAGGGACGGCAGCTCCAGCGTGCTGACGGCGCTGGTCTTCTACGAGGGCTACCTGCCCTACGGCTCCCGCGAGGAGGTGCTCCTCGACACCTACGACCAGCGCGTCTCGGTGGTCCACACGAGCTACGGAGGCGAGGCTCTGGTCCTGCTCATCGACCTCGACGACCTGGGCGTGGCCATGGCGGTGTGCGGGATATGACCTTCGCGAGGCGCATCGTCCCGCTCCTGCTCTTCGTCGCCGCGGCCGGCCACGCGCTCGGCCAGGAGATCGTCGCCGAGTTCACGGGCAACGGGCTCTCGAACACCCGCCCCTTCACCGTGCGCAACGGCTGGGAGATCCAGTGGAGCGCCAACGGCGAGATCTTCCAGGTCTACGTCTTCGACTTGGCCGGCGAGCTCGTCGGCGTGGCGGCCAACCAGATGGGACCCGGTAGCGGCACGTCCTTCAACGCGCGGGGAGGCACGTACTACCTGCAGGTCAACGCCATGGGCTCGTGGGCCGTACGCGTGGTCCAGCTCCCCGCAGGGAGCGCATCGCAGGTGACGGCTCCGCTCGAGCTCGAGGGCGATGGGACCCAGAACACCAGGCCCTTCAGCGTCGCCGGACCCTGGGAGATCCGGTGGACGGCCGACGGGGACCTGTTCCAGGTGTACGTCTTCTCCGCCGACGGCGAGCTCATCGGCGTGGCCGCCAACCAGATGGGCGCCGGCGGCGGCTCGTCGTTCCAGCCGCGGGGAGGCGACTACTACCTCCAGGTGAACGCCATGGGGGCGTGGAGCTTGAGCATCGTCCCGCTGGATTGAATCGTCCCGCTGGATCGAAGCGTGCCAGCGCGCGGCAGCTAGTGCGAGCGGCAGGGGGACGCCCTGCCGCTCGCGGGGATGGGGTTCGGGGCCCGCGGCTCGGCTCGGCAGGCCCCACTGACCTGTTCCCGGCCTGGCCGAGGTCAGCCGCCCGCCGGGCCGAAGCAGGACCACGGT
It contains:
- a CDS encoding heavy metal translocating P-type ATPase — protein: METAVEGTTRTVQLGVQGMTCANCVARVERALRQADGVVDASVNLATERATVRYLPSVTDLPRLHQVVRDTGYEVLEVEAGERRSDVERAARERELAALRRDLTLSAVATAPLVLLFMVPMLVPALERALTSLVPDQVVRYVAFALAAVVQFGPGRRFYRPGWKGLRSGSPDMNSLVMIGTSAAFGYSVVATFLPRLLPAGTAHVYYEASAAIITLILLGKYLEAAAKGRTSEAIRKLLGLQPKTARVVRGGEELELPVAQVVPGDTVVVRPGERVPVDGVVVEGSSFVDESMITGESVPVRKTAGEKVVGGTINETGAFRFRATAVGEATVLAQIVRMVEEAQGGKPRIQALADRVVSVFVPVVMAIAALTFVAWLAFGPEPALTFALVNTVAVLIIACPCAMGLATPTSIMVGTGKAAEMGVLFRKGEALQSLQEARVIALDKTGTLTKGEPELTDLALRPGFDRAEVLRLVASVEATSEHPIAAAVVRAARSEGLEPAPADGFEAVPGLGVRASVEGRRVEVGADRYMRRLGVDVSPFAAEAARLADEGKSPLYAAVDGELAAVIAVADPLKDSTPAAIGALHALGLRVAMVTGDDERTAQAIARRLGIDEVLAEVLPGGKVDAVRQLQAEGRRVAFVGDGINDAPALAAADVGVAIGTGTDVAIESADVVLMSGDLRGIPNALALSKATLANIRQNLFWAFAYNTVLIPVAAGALYPAFGLLLSPVLAAAAMGLSSVFVLSNALRLRRFEPPMSARPAADAPPEPRLAAA
- a CDS encoding copper-translocating P-type ATPase; protein product: MHEHEAHEHAAHHGAAEDRAAHGVDGPAAHDPATHDKHAGHTPEMFRDRFWLSLVLTVPILYFSEQVQAWLGYQAVSFPGSEWVNPALATVLYLYGGLVFLQGARHELAARQPGMMTLIGLAITVAYVYSVAVALGAPGMPFFWELATLLSVMLLGHWLEMASVKGASRALEELTKLMPTLAHRLTPDGQVEDVPLGALRPGDTVLVRPGEQVPADGVVVDGASSVNEAFLTGESRPVPKEPGTEVVAASVNGEGALTVAVTRTGDDTTLSQVQRLVREAQASRSRFQALADRAAGWLFYVAIAAGAVTFVAWSLAEPGLQQAITRAVTVLVIACPHALGLAIPLVTVNATAMSARHGILVRGREAFERARDVRTVAFDKTGTLTEGAFGVRRVYAEGVTEQEAVRIAAALELRSEHPLGRAVVEHAEAIGAPRADVDAFEVVAGKGVRGRVDGSAYAVGRPEWSAEQGLALPAGLERGLAEAEGRGESVIALMDEDRVLALFALSDRVRQGAKTAISELHRMGVRAVMITGDSEAVARTVAEELGIDRYYARVLPQEKAGLVREIKQGGPTAYVGDGINDAPALVEADLGIAIGAGTNVAIESADLVLVENDPLDVLAALRLSHATYRKMVQNLFWATGYNAVAIPLAAGVLAWAGVLLSPAVGALFMSLSTIVVAVNAMTLRRTDLCRGAGGGAAAARAPGAAPAH